CCTGCAGCTAATGCTCCACTCATTCCTTCTGCAGCAATACCTATAATATACAAAATACTCAATAACATTAATTTTCTTTAACTTAAATTTTTAAAACTATAATGAAAAATTCTTATAATTTTAATTAATATTTTTATTTCTTTGCTAATATTTTTACAAATTACTTAAATAAAGGAATGTTGTGCAAGATTATTTAAAAATTTTAGAGTCGATCTCTCAAAAAGAAAAATATTTAAAACACAATATGCTGTTTTTTGAAGGCGAAGAGGCTAAGAATTTTTATGTTTTGCTTAAAGGAAAAATTAGAGTTTATAAAAGCACAATGGATTTTAAAGAAATCACTTTGCATTATTTTTCACCCATTAGTTTCATAGCCGAAATGCCAGCATATAAAGGGATAAAATATCCAGCCAGTGCGATTTGCGAAGAGGAAAGTGAGGTTTTAAAAATTAATTTTGAACAATTTAAAACTTTATGTCTTAAAGATGGAAATTTTAGCCTAATAATGATACTTTCTTTATTTGAAAAAATCAAAATACTTGAAAATCAAATTCTATCAAATTCCTTAAGTCTTAAAATAAAACTCGCAAGATATCTTATAGAAAATGAAACCAAACTTCCATTCATCACACAACGCCAAATTGCTACGGATTTAAACACTTGCAATGAAACCCTATCAAGGTTGTTAAAAAATTTTAAAAATTTAGAAATTTTGCAAACTTCAAAAGGTAAAGTTAAGCTTATTGATAAAGAAAAAATAGCAAAATTTGCTTGGAATTAATTCATTTTTTTAAGACAATTTTGCTACAATTTAGGAATTTAAAAATTTGTGGATTCTTATGGATTATTTATTTATTGAAAAATTCAGCCCTGTTTTTGCTAATTGTGCTTGGATTACCATAAAATTAGCTTGTTTGGGTATACTATTTTCTTTTCTTATTGGAATTTTATGCGTGTTAGTTTCATATTTTAAACTTAAACTTATAAATACAATTTGTAGAATTTATATAGAATTTTCAAGAAATACACCTTTGATTATCCAACTTTTCTTTTTATATTTTGCTTTCCCTAAAATAGGTATTTATATGGATAGCTTTACTTGTGCTGTTGTAGGACTTAGTTTCTTAGGGGGTTCTTATATAGCCGAAAGTCTAAGAGCAGGCATTGAAGCGGTTAAAAAACAGCAATTTGAAGCAGGACTTTCTTTGGGACTTAGTCCTTTGCAAAATTTTCGTTTTATTATCTTGCCGCAAGCATTAAGCATTGCTATGCCAAGTATTAGCGCAAATATTATTTTTTTATTTAAAGAAACTTCGGTTGTAAGTATAGTGGCTTTGAGTGATTTGGTGTATTTAATGACAGATTTAAATAGTAAATATTATAAAACCGATGAACTTTTGTTTATGCTTTTTATGAGCTATTTAATCATTCTTTTGCCTTTATCTTTATTTTTATCTTTTGTGGAAAAAAGGTTTACTGATGCTTGATTTAATACAAGAAATTTTTAATTACAGCACTATTATGAGACTTTTGGGTGGATTATGGCTGACTTTAGAAATTTCTTTTATTAGCATTACAATTTCTATTTTAGGCGGTTTATTTTTTGGAATTTTAATGAGTCTTAAAAAGCGCTATATTTATTTTTTATGTCGCTTTTGTCTCGAATTTGTGCGCGTGATGCCTTTGATTGTTTGGCTTTTTGTAGTGTATTTTGGTTTGGCAAGATGGCTTGGTATGGATATTAATGCTTTTATGGCAACTGTGATTGTTTTTAGCATTTGGGGTGTGTTTGAGATGATGGATTTGGTAAGATCGGCCTTGCAAAGCATTCCTAAGCATCAATACGAATCTGCTAGTTCGCTAGGGCTTAGCAAGCCAAATGTTTTTATCTTTGTAATCATTCCGCAAATTTTAAGACGCTTAACACCTATGAGCATGAATTTATTTACAAGAATGATTAAAAGCACCACTTTTGCTTATTTTATAGGGGTTATAGAGCTTTTTAAAGTTGCACAGCAAATCATAGAATTGCACCGTAATGAAATTGTTGCACCTTTTTTGGTTTTTGGTTTGGTGTTTTTTATTTATTTTATTATTTGTTATTTTATTACACTTTATTCGAAATATTTAGAGAGAAAATGGAGTTAAAATGAGTATATTAAAAATCGAACATTTACATAAATTTTACGATAAAAATCATGTTTTAAAAGATATTAATTTAGAAGTGAAGCAAAAAGAGGTGGTTGTGATTTTAGGACCTAGTGGTTGTGGAAAATCTACGCTTTTAAGATGCATTAATGGCTTAGAAGAAATCGCAGATGGAGCTATTTATATTGACGATAAAAAAATCACAAAAGATTTTAAAGAATGGACAAAAATTCGTCAAAAAGTAGGAATGGTTTTTCAATCTTATGAATTGTTTGATCATTTAAGCGTGGAAGATAATATACTTTTAGGTCCATTAAAGGTACAAAAAAGAAAAAAAGAAGAAGTTTTAGAGGAAGCAAAATATTGGCTTGATAGAGTGGGGCTTTTACATAAAATCAAAGCCTATCCTAAAGAATTAAGCGGAGGGCAAAAGCAAAGAATTGCCATAGTAAGAAGCCTTTGTATGAATCCTGAAATCATGCTTTTTGACGAAGTTACTGCAGCACTTGATCCTGAAATTGTCCGTGAGGTTTTGGATGTAATTTTAAATTTAGCAAAAGAGGGTATGACTATGCTAATAGTCACTCATGAAATGGGTTTTGCAAGAGCGGTTGCTGATAGAATTGTCTTTATGGATAATGGAGTTATAGTTGAACAAAATACTCCGGATGTTTTCTTCACTCAGCCCCAAAGCGAAAGAGCAAGGAAGTTTTTAAATTTATTCAGTTATCATCAGTGATTTTATAAATTTTTGTTAAAA
This genomic interval from Campylobacter sp. CCS1377 contains the following:
- a CDS encoding amino acid ABC transporter permease, with product MDYLFIEKFSPVFANCAWITIKLACLGILFSFLIGILCVLVSYFKLKLINTICRIYIEFSRNTPLIIQLFFLYFAFPKIGIYMDSFTCAVVGLSFLGGSYIAESLRAGIEAVKKQQFEAGLSLGLSPLQNFRFIILPQALSIAMPSISANIIFLFKETSVVSIVALSDLVYLMTDLNSKYYKTDELLFMLFMSYLIILLPLSLFLSFVEKRFTDA
- a CDS encoding Crp/Fnr family transcriptional regulator produces the protein MQDYLKILESISQKEKYLKHNMLFFEGEEAKNFYVLLKGKIRVYKSTMDFKEITLHYFSPISFIAEMPAYKGIKYPASAICEEESEVLKINFEQFKTLCLKDGNFSLIMILSLFEKIKILENQILSNSLSLKIKLARYLIENETKLPFITQRQIATDLNTCNETLSRLLKNFKNLEILQTSKGKVKLIDKEKIAKFAWN
- a CDS encoding amino acid ABC transporter permease, with protein sequence MLDLIQEIFNYSTIMRLLGGLWLTLEISFISITISILGGLFFGILMSLKKRYIYFLCRFCLEFVRVMPLIVWLFVVYFGLARWLGMDINAFMATVIVFSIWGVFEMMDLVRSALQSIPKHQYESASSLGLSKPNVFIFVIIPQILRRLTPMSMNLFTRMIKSTTFAYFIGVIELFKVAQQIIELHRNEIVAPFLVFGLVFFIYFIICYFITLYSKYLERKWS
- a CDS encoding amino acid ABC transporter ATP-binding protein codes for the protein MSILKIEHLHKFYDKNHVLKDINLEVKQKEVVVILGPSGCGKSTLLRCINGLEEIADGAIYIDDKKITKDFKEWTKIRQKVGMVFQSYELFDHLSVEDNILLGPLKVQKRKKEEVLEEAKYWLDRVGLLHKIKAYPKELSGGQKQRIAIVRSLCMNPEIMLFDEVTAALDPEIVREVLDVILNLAKEGMTMLIVTHEMGFARAVADRIVFMDNGVIVEQNTPDVFFTQPQSERARKFLNLFSYHQ